A single genomic interval of Syntrophaceae bacterium harbors:
- a CDS encoding molybdopterin-dependent oxidoreductase, whose protein sequence is MAKIRVIINGREVLAPLGATVLEAASQAGIDIPTLCHHRALQPIGACRICVVEVKGQRNLQAACAFPISEGMEIETESPRVVAARKLILDMLFSERNHYCPFCETSGDCELQNLGYRYGIDHWVYPTYTQPFPVDATRKYFIMDQNRCVLCQRCARACGDLVANHTLGLRQRGAESMIHADANVPFGESTCISCGTCLQVCPTGALIDRRSSFMGRGDQTERVRSVCNRCSVGCGTRIVTRAGNVLRIEGDWDCAVSGGLLCKAGRFDPLYEERRRITQPLIRRKGKLEPAGWGDALKTVARQLEDAEAKEIALLVSGDATNEALYLAGRIFLKELKAKNVGLLSGAAPDWIGKKPGTFGELVGSGMILLVGADPAKDQPVASFRIKRLVDKGMRLIVVDDNDNGLAPYAEVTLGLADIAKAVEMADDAENVTVFFGTGLTEKAAKTLKKLGKKARFLALEPGVNTRGALAFGIHNGFKPQAAKVLYAMMGEQDMSGDVLERIGKSTFVVAQASYASPLTERADVVLPSAVWCEREGTLINMEGVVLKAERAVEPEGEALADWEILSQLADRLGKKLGASFKEISARAAKELK, encoded by the coding sequence ATGGCAAAGATACGAGTGATCATCAATGGCCGCGAGGTGCTGGCGCCGCTGGGCGCCACGGTCCTCGAGGCCGCCAGTCAGGCCGGCATCGACATCCCGACGCTCTGTCATCACCGGGCGCTGCAGCCGATCGGGGCTTGCCGGATCTGCGTCGTCGAAGTCAAGGGACAGCGCAACCTGCAGGCGGCCTGCGCGTTCCCGATTTCGGAGGGCATGGAGATCGAGACGGAGTCCCCCCGCGTGGTGGCCGCCCGGAAGCTCATCCTCGACATGCTGTTCTCCGAGCGCAACCACTACTGCCCGTTCTGCGAGACGAGCGGCGACTGCGAGCTGCAGAACCTCGGCTACCGCTACGGGATCGACCACTGGGTCTACCCGACCTACACCCAGCCGTTCCCCGTGGACGCCACGCGCAAGTACTTCATCATGGATCAGAACCGCTGCGTGCTCTGCCAGCGCTGCGCGAGGGCATGCGGCGATCTCGTGGCCAACCACACCCTCGGGCTCAGGCAGCGGGGGGCGGAGTCGATGATCCACGCCGACGCCAACGTGCCCTTCGGCGAATCGACCTGCATCTCCTGCGGCACCTGCCTGCAGGTCTGCCCCACGGGCGCCCTCATCGACCGGCGGAGTTCCTTCATGGGACGCGGCGACCAGACGGAGCGCGTCCGGAGCGTCTGCAACCGATGCAGCGTCGGCTGCGGCACGCGGATCGTGACGCGGGCCGGCAACGTCCTGCGCATCGAGGGGGATTGGGACTGCGCCGTCAGCGGCGGCCTGCTCTGCAAGGCCGGCCGTTTCGACCCGCTCTACGAGGAGCGCAGGCGGATCACCCAGCCCCTGATCCGGAGGAAGGGGAAGCTCGAGCCCGCCGGCTGGGGCGACGCCCTCAAGACCGTCGCCAGGCAGCTCGAGGACGCCGAGGCCAAGGAAATCGCCCTGCTCGTCTCGGGCGACGCGACCAACGAGGCCCTCTACCTCGCAGGCCGGATCTTCCTCAAGGAGCTGAAGGCGAAGAACGTGGGCCTGCTCTCCGGCGCCGCGCCCGACTGGATCGGCAAGAAGCCGGGCACCTTCGGGGAACTCGTCGGCAGCGGCATGATCCTGCTCGTCGGGGCCGACCCCGCCAAGGACCAGCCCGTCGCCTCGTTCCGCATCAAGCGGCTCGTCGACAAGGGGATGCGCCTCATCGTCGTCGACGACAACGACAACGGGCTTGCCCCGTACGCGGAGGTGACCCTGGGCCTCGCCGACATCGCGAAAGCCGTCGAGATGGCCGACGACGCCGAGAATGTGACCGTGTTCTTCGGGACCGGACTGACCGAGAAGGCGGCCAAGACCCTCAAGAAGCTCGGGAAGAAGGCCCGTTTCCTGGCCCTGGAGCCCGGCGTGAACACGCGGGGCGCCCTGGCCTTCGGGATCCACAACGGCTTCAAGCCTCAGGCCGCCAAGGTGCTCTACGCGATGATGGGGGAGCAGGACATGAGCGGCGACGTCCTCGAGCGGATCGGCAAGAGCACCTTCGTCGTCGCGCAGGCCAGCTACGCCTCGCCGCTCACCGAGCGGGCCGACGTGGTCTTGCCCTCGGCCGTCTGGTGCGAGCGCGAGGGGACCCTCATCAACATGGAGGGGGTTGTCCTGAAGGCCGAGCGGGCCGTGGAGCCCGAAGGCGAGGCCCTGGCGGACTGGGAAATCCTCTCCCAGCTGGCCGACAGGCTGGGGAAGAAACTCGGCGCATCCTTCAAGGAAATATCGGCCCGCGCCGCAAAGGAACTGAAGTGA
- the nuoF gene encoding NADH-quinone oxidoreductase subunit NuoF gives MKVFRSHLLVCGGTGCHASGSIAVKKALIEEINKRGLAEELKVVETGCNGFCAMGPIMVVYPEGIIYMGIQPADVPVLVEEHFIKGRPVERLFYREPGKEDRIPSMQEIPFFALQDLRVLRNRGLIDPENIEEYIARDGYAGMAKALTEMTPDQIVQEVLKSGLRGRGGAGFPTGLKWQFAQRSPGDVKYVLCNADEGDPGAFMDRSVLEADPHAVLEGMVIAAKAIGSKKGYIYCRAEYPLAIHRLNVAIGQAREMGLLGEDILGTGFDFDIEIYQGAGAFVCGEETALMTSIEGKRGMPRPRPPFPAVAGLWAKPSVLNNVETLANIGQIILRGGEWYASVGTEKSKGTKVFALTGDVNNVGLVEVPMGTTLGTIVYDIGGGIPGGKKFKAAQLGGPSGGCIPVQHLNAPVDYEKVTELGAIMGSGGLIVMNEDKCAVDMARFFMDFCQDESCGKCIPCREGTKRMLEILTNICKGKGKEGDIELLESMASVIKDASLCGLGQTAPNPVLSTIRYFRDEYVEHIRDKKCRAAVCSALFKSPCQHTCPIGMDIPAYTALIRDDRLADAYKVMLKTNPFPSVCGRVCDHQCMSKCRRGLLDEPVSIKFLKRYITDNAPRPEVKPVPLTRKERIAVIGAGPAGLTCARDLALRGYRVTVFEELPTPGGMLSWGIPPYRLPRQILEREIDDIRKLGVEIKCGIRVGREMPWDAVNRDFDMVYLAPGAHKSQRLGVEGEDLKGVWGGVEFLRDFNMDESAWTSGRKSLGSKVAVIGGGNSAIDAARTALRLGAEVTILYRRLREDMPAAEEEIVAAEHEGIKIEYLVAPLRIVGTGGKVSGIECQRQKLGDFDSSGRKRPVPVKGSEFTLAVDTVIAAIGQTPDLSFVPKDSGVSVNKWSCFDTAVNGFRTGTTNPKFFAGGDAVTGPSTVIKAIAAGHAAAEDIDAAIRKRNGEPAWVPPPEEEIHIPFVIDEDTEECPMARMPELEASYRRANFQEVELGYTKEAAKKESTRCLRCDVEL, from the coding sequence ATGAAAGTGTTTCGTTCGCATCTGCTGGTCTGCGGGGGCACCGGCTGCCACGCTTCCGGAAGCATCGCGGTCAAGAAGGCCCTCATCGAGGAGATCAACAAGCGGGGCCTTGCAGAGGAGCTCAAGGTCGTCGAGACGGGCTGCAACGGCTTCTGCGCCATGGGGCCCATCATGGTCGTCTACCCCGAAGGCATCATCTACATGGGCATCCAGCCGGCCGACGTCCCCGTGCTCGTGGAAGAGCACTTCATCAAGGGGCGCCCCGTCGAGCGGCTCTTCTACCGGGAGCCGGGCAAGGAAGACCGGATCCCCTCCATGCAGGAAATCCCCTTCTTCGCCCTGCAGGATCTCCGGGTGCTGCGCAACCGCGGCCTCATCGACCCCGAGAACATCGAGGAGTACATCGCCCGCGACGGCTACGCCGGGATGGCCAAGGCGCTCACGGAGATGACGCCGGACCAGATCGTCCAGGAAGTCCTCAAGTCGGGCCTGCGCGGGCGCGGCGGCGCCGGGTTCCCCACGGGGCTCAAGTGGCAGTTCGCCCAGCGCTCCCCCGGCGACGTGAAGTACGTGCTCTGCAACGCCGACGAGGGCGACCCGGGGGCCTTCATGGACCGCAGCGTGCTGGAGGCGGACCCCCACGCGGTGCTCGAGGGCATGGTGATCGCCGCCAAGGCGATCGGGTCGAAGAAGGGCTACATCTACTGCCGCGCCGAGTACCCGCTGGCGATCCACCGCCTCAACGTGGCCATCGGCCAGGCCCGCGAGATGGGCCTGCTGGGTGAGGACATCCTGGGCACGGGCTTCGACTTCGACATCGAGATCTACCAGGGCGCGGGCGCCTTCGTCTGCGGCGAGGAGACGGCGCTGATGACCTCCATCGAGGGCAAGCGCGGCATGCCGCGGCCCCGGCCCCCCTTCCCCGCCGTGGCGGGCCTCTGGGCCAAGCCCAGCGTCCTGAACAACGTCGAGACGCTCGCCAACATCGGCCAGATCATCCTGCGCGGGGGCGAGTGGTACGCCAGCGTGGGCACCGAGAAGTCCAAGGGTACGAAGGTCTTCGCGCTGACGGGCGACGTCAACAACGTGGGCCTCGTGGAAGTCCCCATGGGCACGACCCTCGGGACCATCGTCTACGACATCGGCGGCGGCATCCCCGGCGGCAAGAAGTTCAAGGCCGCCCAGCTGGGCGGCCCCTCCGGCGGCTGCATCCCCGTGCAGCACCTCAACGCGCCCGTCGACTACGAGAAGGTCACCGAGCTGGGGGCCATCATGGGCTCGGGCGGCCTCATCGTCATGAACGAGGACAAGTGCGCCGTCGACATGGCCCGCTTCTTCATGGACTTCTGTCAGGACGAATCCTGCGGGAAGTGCATCCCCTGCCGGGAGGGCACGAAGCGGATGCTCGAGATCCTGACCAACATCTGCAAGGGAAAGGGCAAGGAGGGCGACATCGAGCTGCTCGAGTCGATGGCCAGCGTCATCAAGGACGCCTCCCTGTGCGGCCTCGGGCAGACCGCCCCGAACCCGGTGCTGTCGACGATCCGGTACTTCCGCGACGAGTACGTCGAGCACATCCGCGACAAGAAATGCCGCGCCGCCGTCTGCTCGGCCCTCTTCAAGTCGCCCTGCCAGCACACCTGCCCGATCGGCATGGACATCCCGGCCTACACGGCCCTCATCCGGGACGACCGCCTGGCTGACGCCTACAAGGTCATGCTCAAGACCAACCCCTTCCCGTCGGTCTGCGGCCGGGTCTGCGACCACCAGTGCATGTCCAAGTGCCGCAGGGGCCTCCTCGATGAGCCGGTCTCCATCAAGTTCCTGAAGCGCTACATCACCGACAACGCGCCGAGGCCCGAGGTCAAGCCCGTCCCGCTGACCCGGAAGGAGCGGATCGCCGTCATCGGCGCGGGGCCCGCGGGGCTCACCTGCGCCAGGGACCTGGCGCTGCGCGGCTACCGCGTCACGGTCTTCGAGGAGCTGCCCACGCCCGGCGGCATGCTGAGCTGGGGCATCCCCCCGTACCGCCTGCCCAGGCAGATCCTCGAGAGGGAGATCGACGACATCCGCAAGCTCGGCGTCGAGATCAAGTGCGGCATCCGCGTGGGGCGCGAGATGCCCTGGGACGCCGTCAACCGGGACTTCGACATGGTGTACCTCGCGCCCGGCGCCCACAAGAGCCAGCGCTTGGGCGTCGAGGGCGAGGACCTCAAGGGCGTTTGGGGCGGCGTCGAGTTCCTGCGCGACTTCAACATGGACGAGTCGGCCTGGACGAGCGGGAGGAAATCGCTCGGCTCCAAGGTGGCCGTCATCGGCGGCGGCAACTCCGCCATCGACGCGGCACGGACGGCCCTGCGCCTGGGGGCCGAGGTGACGATCCTGTACCGGCGCCTGCGCGAGGACATGCCCGCCGCCGAGGAGGAGATCGTGGCGGCCGAGCACGAGGGCATCAAGATCGAGTACCTCGTCGCGCCCCTGCGCATCGTCGGCACCGGCGGAAAGGTCAGCGGGATCGAGTGCCAGAGGCAGAAGCTGGGCGACTTCGATTCCAGCGGCCGCAAGCGGCCCGTTCCCGTCAAGGGCTCCGAGTTCACCCTGGCGGTGGACACCGTCATCGCCGCCATCGGCCAGACGCCGGACCTCTCCTTCGTGCCGAAGGACAGCGGCGTGTCGGTGAACAAGTGGTCCTGCTTCGACACGGCCGTCAACGGCTTCCGCACCGGGACGACGAACCCGAAGTTCTTCGCCGGCGGCGACGCCGTCACGGGGCCCAGCACGGTCATCAAGGCCATCGCCGCGGGGCACGCGGCGGCCGAGGACATCGACGCCGCCATCCGGAAGAGAAACGGCGAGCCCGCCTGGGTGCCTCCGCCCGAGGAAGAGATCCACATCCCCTTCGTCATCGACGAGGACACCGAGGAGTGCCCGATGGCCCGCATGCCGGAGCTGGAGGCCTCGTACCGGAGGGCGAACTTCCAGGAGGTCGAGCTGGGGTACACGAAAGAGGCCGCGAAGAAGGAGTCGACCCGCTGCCTGCGCTGTGACGTGGAGCTCTGA
- a CDS encoding (2Fe-2S) ferredoxin domain-containing protein — translation MTKLKIEDLKKIKEKVHSQTALREGGHRAKVTVHMGTCGIASGAREVLNALMREIEESAVTDVIVTTSGCMGLCSREPLVTVELLGREPIKYEKMDEKKMRQVFKRHVMEGEIQTPFVLAKGAEVVR, via the coding sequence ATGACGAAGCTGAAAATCGAGGATCTCAAGAAGATCAAGGAGAAGGTCCATTCCCAGACGGCCCTCCGCGAGGGCGGGCATCGGGCCAAGGTGACCGTCCACATGGGGACCTGCGGCATCGCCTCGGGCGCCCGCGAGGTGCTCAACGCCCTGATGCGCGAGATCGAGGAGAGCGCCGTGACGGACGTCATCGTGACCACCTCGGGCTGCATGGGACTCTGCAGCCGCGAGCCCCTCGTCACCGTCGAACTCCTGGGCAGGGAGCCCATCAAGTACGAGAAGATGGACGAAAAGAAGATGCGCCAGGTGTTCAAGCGCCACGTCATGGAGGGCGAGATCCAGACGCCCTTCGTGCTCGCCAAGGGGGCCGAGGTCGTCCGCTAG
- a CDS encoding NAD(P)H-dependent oxidoreductase subunit E, with protein sequence MKNGNSDLLREFTAEQVAKLDAIIAKYKGKPGGLIPVLEEAQVVLDYLPVPVQRRIAEGLHLPLAQVYGVVTFYSFFTMKPRGRHTVRVCLGTACYVRGGKAIAESIVKEYSVQEGETTADRRFTYETVRCLGACGLAPVIVIDENVHGRIKTQKLKSVLDDYQ encoded by the coding sequence ATGAAGAACGGCAACAGCGATTTGCTCCGTGAGTTCACCGCCGAGCAGGTGGCGAAGCTCGACGCGATCATCGCCAAGTACAAGGGGAAGCCCGGCGGCCTCATCCCGGTGCTGGAGGAGGCCCAGGTCGTGCTCGACTATCTCCCCGTCCCGGTTCAGCGGAGGATCGCCGAGGGTCTGCATCTGCCGCTGGCGCAGGTCTACGGCGTCGTGACGTTCTATTCCTTCTTCACGATGAAGCCCCGGGGCCGGCACACGGTGCGCGTCTGCCTGGGCACGGCCTGCTACGTCCGCGGCGGAAAAGCCATCGCGGAGAGCATCGTGAAGGAGTACAGCGTCCAGGAGGGCGAGACGACGGCCGACAGGCGGTTCACCTACGAGACGGTCCGATGTCTGGGGGCCTGCGGGCTCGCCCCGGTCATCGTGATCGACGAGAACGTCCACGGCCGGATCAAGACCCAGAAGCTCAAGTCGGTGCTGGACGACTACCAATAA
- a CDS encoding ATP-binding protein, translating to MLELALHILDIVENAIRAGATLVRILVRESRSKDLLLMRITDNGRGMTREERERALDPFYTTKKVRRVGLGLPMLAEAAQRTGGRLTLRSKPGTGTVVEATFGLTHIDRQPLGDIASTLIALIVGNPGSDFIYRHETDGRVYLLDTRDIKQALEDVPLDHPEVTGFLRGHIAEGLRDIGASA from the coding sequence GTGCTCGAGCTGGCGCTGCACATCCTGGACATCGTCGAAAACGCCATCCGCGCCGGCGCGACGCTCGTCCGCATCCTCGTCCGCGAGAGCCGGTCAAAGGACCTCCTCCTGATGCGGATCACGGACAACGGCAGGGGCATGACCCGCGAGGAGCGCGAACGGGCCCTCGACCCCTTCTACACGACGAAAAAGGTCCGGCGCGTGGGCCTCGGGCTGCCCATGCTCGCCGAGGCGGCGCAGAGGACCGGCGGGCGCCTGACCCTTCGATCGAAACCGGGGACGGGGACGGTCGTCGAGGCCACCTTCGGCCTGACCCACATCGACCGGCAGCCCCTGGGCGACATTGCGTCGACCCTGATCGCGCTCATCGTGGGAAACCCGGGGAGCGATTTCATCTACAGGCATGAAACGGACGGCAGGGTTTACCTGCTGGACACGAGGGACATCAAACAAGCGTTGGAGGACGTGCCGCTGGACCACCCCGAGGTCACGGGATTCCTCCGCGGGCACATCGCGGAGGGGCTGCGGGACATCGGGGCGTCGGCATGA
- a CDS encoding PHP domain-containing protein produces MIREFRCDFHVHTCLSPCADLDMYPRAVVSMALARRLDIIAVCDHNASENAPYVVKCAEGTGLTVFPGMEITSCEEVHVLALFDKLENLGPLQDLVHRHLPGKNDEDAFGCQAIVNEHDEVEGLSERLLMGATELPLARIVDAIHDAGGLAVAAHINREAFGILGQLGFIPEGLPLDALEVTRRLGIAEARRRHPELARFAFIESSDAHIITDIGTGVTRAMLKEPTLAELKRAFGKRGGRCILE; encoded by the coding sequence ATGATCAGGGAGTTCCGCTGTGATTTCCACGTTCACACCTGTCTTTCACCCTGTGCCGACCTCGACATGTACCCCCGGGCCGTCGTATCGATGGCGCTGGCCCGCCGTCTCGACATCATCGCCGTCTGCGACCACAACGCATCCGAAAACGCGCCGTACGTCGTCAAATGCGCCGAAGGCACCGGGCTGACCGTCTTTCCGGGCATGGAGATCACGAGCTGCGAGGAAGTTCACGTCCTGGCGCTCTTTGACAAGCTGGAAAACCTGGGCCCCCTGCAGGACCTCGTCCACCGGCACCTGCCGGGGAAAAACGACGAGGACGCCTTCGGCTGCCAGGCCATCGTCAACGAGCACGACGAGGTGGAGGGGCTCAGCGAGAGGCTGCTCATGGGGGCCACGGAACTGCCGCTCGCGCGGATCGTGGATGCCATCCACGACGCGGGCGGGCTCGCCGTGGCGGCCCACATCAACCGCGAGGCCTTCGGCATCCTCGGGCAGCTCGGGTTCATCCCCGAGGGGCTCCCCCTGGATGCCCTTGAGGTGACCCGCCGGCTGGGGATCGCCGAGGCGAGGCGCCGTCACCCCGAGCTTGCGCGCTTCGCCTTCATCGAGTCCTCCGATGCCCACATCATCACGGACATCGGGACGGGGGTTACGCGCGCGATGCTGAAGGAACCCACGCTGGCGGAGCTGAAGCGGGCCTTCGGAAAGCGCGGCGGCCGGTGCATCCTGGAGTGA
- a CDS encoding serine kinase — translation MQLDALVRELGLEVRCAGEKLGREVRGGYVGDLLSDVMANSKEGDIWITRQVHQNIVAVASLKELAGIILIQGSEPAPDTKAKAEAEGIPILVTELPAFEIVGRIYQLIKP, via the coding sequence ATGCAGCTTGACGCATTGGTCCGCGAGTTGGGCCTCGAGGTTCGCTGCGCAGGGGAAAAACTCGGGCGGGAGGTCCGCGGCGGGTACGTGGGGGATCTGCTCAGCGATGTCATGGCCAACAGCAAGGAGGGCGACATCTGGATCACGCGCCAGGTGCACCAGAACATCGTGGCCGTGGCCAGCCTCAAGGAACTTGCGGGCATCATCCTGATCCAGGGAAGCGAGCCCGCCCCCGACACGAAGGCAAAGGCCGAAGCGGAGGGGATCCCGATCCTGGTGACGGAGCTGCCGGCCTTCGAGATCGTCGGCAGAATATATCAATTGATCAAGCCGTGA
- a CDS encoding anti-sigma regulatory factor, producing MGVTLNFEKSFEVEGGSFQNAGNVSGQIKGILKDLGVSTDIVRRIAIICYESEINIVSYAKRGTITLSVTDEAVKIEAKDEGPGIPDIELAMQEGYSTASPAVREMGFGAGMGLANMKKYSDHLIITSELGVGTNVRMTVMNFQKILHPDLPQITL from the coding sequence ATGGGGGTGACGCTGAATTTCGAGAAGTCCTTCGAGGTGGAGGGCGGAAGCTTCCAGAATGCGGGCAACGTGTCCGGCCAGATCAAGGGCATCCTGAAGGACTTGGGCGTCTCGACGGACATCGTGCGACGGATCGCCATCATCTGCTACGAGTCGGAGATCAACATCGTCTCCTATGCCAAGCGCGGCACCATCACCCTGTCCGTCACCGACGAGGCGGTGAAGATCGAGGCGAAGGACGAAGGCCCCGGGATCCCGGACATCGAGCTCGCCATGCAGGAAGGCTATTCCACCGCATCGCCCGCCGTGCGCGAGATGGGGTTCGGCGCGGGCATGGGGCTGGCGAACATGAAGAAATATTCCGACCACCTGATCATCACCTCCGAGCTGGGCGTGGGCACCAACGTGCGGATGACGGTGATGAATTTCCAGAAGATTCTGCACCCCGATCTGCCGCAGATCACGCTCTGA
- a CDS encoding TetR/AcrR family transcriptional regulator, whose translation MGSERRREREKEQRRSSILRAARKEFFEKGFRAVTVDSIARRAELSKGAIYLYFKSKEEIYAQILLRDIDKFHERVATLLDTSRSAAENLRSFAEVYAAFFISDRELFRIFMNFMIQHNPVNFTPSINDQIVRSTNQTVAIIEQILQMGIERGEFTGCRDVRVCRNALWGLLNGIIALHLFTGRENTREERVRAQVRGGLEVFIAGLCPGQKP comes from the coding sequence TTGGGTTCCGAGCGAAGGAGAGAGAGGGAGAAGGAGCAGCGGCGCAGCTCCATCCTGCGGGCGGCGAGGAAGGAATTCTTCGAGAAGGGGTTCCGGGCCGTCACGGTGGACAGCATCGCCCGGCGCGCCGAGCTGAGCAAGGGGGCCATCTACCTCTACTTCAAGAGCAAGGAAGAGATCTACGCCCAGATTCTGCTCAGGGACATCGACAAGTTCCACGAGAGAGTCGCCACCCTTCTCGACACGTCGAGGAGCGCCGCGGAGAACCTGCGCAGCTTCGCCGAGGTCTACGCGGCGTTTTTCATCAGCGACCGGGAGCTGTTCCGGATCTTCATGAACTTCATGATCCAGCACAACCCCGTCAACTTCACGCCGAGCATCAACGATCAGATCGTCCGGTCGACCAACCAGACCGTCGCCATCATCGAGCAGATCCTGCAGATGGGCATCGAACGCGGGGAGTTCACCGGGTGCCGCGACGTCCGGGTCTGCCGCAACGCCCTCTGGGGGCTTCTCAACGGAATCATCGCGCTGCACCTCTTCACGGGCAGAGAGAACACGAGGGAAGAACGGGTCCGCGCCCAGGTCCGGGGCGGGCTCGAGGTATTCATTGCGGGGCTGTGCCCCGGTCAGAAACCATAG
- a CDS encoding acyl-CoA dehydrogenase has product MSNMLVNTRDQKFVLYEQIGIERLFETEKYAEYNRETVDMMLNEAEKLAVEVLLPTYDKGDKEGCKFEKGRVKVPACFHDAYKKFCEGGWLNCMRSVESGGQGMPNSVAQACYEFFQAANYPLIMYPGLTNGAAGLIDRFGTPEQKKKYMERMYTGEWGGTMCLTEPGAGSDVGSLKTTARRLPDGTYSIQGTKIFISSGDHDLTANNIHTVLARIEGDPPGTRGISIFIVPKFRVKADGSLGPSNDVTTGGIEHKMGIKGSATAMLIFGEEGKCVGELLGKERDGMKIMFHLMNEARLEVGLQGLGTATAAYEHAVEYAKQRLQGSEIFEFKNPAAPQVPIIRHPDVRRQLLWMKAHVEGCRALLYYASFCQDMMEAAPTKEERQQWASRADLLIPVCKAYVTNRALDVCSMGIDVYGGYGYCSEYPMEQYMRDCKITQIYEGTNGIQALDLVGRKLGMKKGMHLLAIAKEMDAAIAGLREEFPELSAYVNYLAEAKNAMTDLTIQFFKLGKSASFLVPILYASPYLNLFGDVAVGYLLMQAAGIAQRRLNAIYVEAGAKNSKAKQRALVHTNPEVAFYQGKIASAKFFAVNVLTSVRGRAEGIKAGDRTPIEIADESFAM; this is encoded by the coding sequence ATGAGCAACATGCTGGTGAACACGCGGGATCAGAAGTTCGTGCTCTACGAGCAGATCGGGATCGAAAGGCTCTTCGAGACCGAGAAGTACGCAGAGTACAACCGGGAGACGGTGGACATGATGCTCAACGAGGCCGAGAAGCTGGCCGTCGAGGTCCTCCTGCCCACCTATGACAAGGGCGACAAGGAGGGCTGCAAGTTCGAGAAGGGCAGGGTCAAGGTGCCGGCCTGCTTCCACGACGCCTACAAGAAGTTCTGCGAGGGCGGGTGGCTCAACTGCATGCGCAGCGTCGAGTCCGGCGGGCAGGGGATGCCCAACTCCGTCGCGCAGGCCTGCTACGAGTTCTTCCAGGCCGCCAACTACCCCCTGATCATGTACCCGGGGCTCACCAACGGCGCGGCGGGCCTCATCGACCGCTTCGGCACGCCGGAGCAGAAGAAGAAGTACATGGAAAGGATGTACACGGGCGAGTGGGGGGGGACGATGTGCCTCACCGAGCCCGGCGCCGGGAGCGACGTGGGCTCCCTGAAGACCACGGCCAGGAGGCTGCCCGACGGGACCTACAGCATCCAGGGCACGAAGATCTTCATCTCCTCGGGCGACCACGACCTCACGGCCAACAACATCCACACGGTGCTCGCACGCATCGAGGGGGACCCCCCGGGGACGAGGGGCATCTCGATCTTCATCGTGCCCAAGTTCCGCGTGAAGGCCGACGGGAGCCTCGGGCCCTCCAACGACGTCACGACGGGCGGCATCGAGCACAAGATGGGCATCAAGGGCTCGGCGACGGCGATGCTGATCTTCGGCGAGGAGGGCAAGTGCGTGGGCGAGCTCCTCGGCAAGGAGCGCGACGGCATGAAGATCATGTTCCACCTCATGAACGAGGCGCGCCTCGAGGTCGGGCTCCAGGGGCTGGGCACCGCCACGGCGGCCTACGAGCACGCCGTCGAGTACGCCAAGCAGCGGCTCCAGGGCTCGGAGATCTTCGAGTTCAAGAACCCGGCGGCCCCCCAGGTCCCCATCATCCGCCACCCCGACGTCCGGCGCCAGCTGCTGTGGATGAAGGCGCACGTCGAGGGGTGCCGGGCGCTGCTGTACTACGCGAGCTTCTGCCAGGACATGATGGAGGCGGCCCCGACGAAGGAGGAAAGACAGCAGTGGGCGAGCCGCGCCGACCTCCTCATCCCCGTCTGCAAGGCCTACGTGACCAACCGCGCCCTCGATGTCTGCTCGATGGGCATCGACGTCTACGGCGGCTACGGCTACTGCTCGGAATACCCGATGGAGCAGTACATGCGGGACTGCAAGATCACCCAGATCTACGAGGGGACCAACGGCATCCAGGCCCTGGACCTCGTGGGCCGCAAGCTCGGCATGAAGAAGGGCATGCACCTGCTGGCCATCGCCAAGGAGATGGACGCCGCCATCGCGGGCCTTCGCGAGGAGTTCCCCGAGCTGTCCGCCTACGTCAACTACCTCGCCGAGGCCAAGAACGCGATGACGGACCTCACGATCCAGTTCTTCAAGCTCGGCAAGAGCGCGAGCTTCCTCGTCCCGATCCTCTACGCGAGCCCCTACCTGAACCTCTTCGGGGACGTGGCCGTGGGCTACCTGCTCATGCAGGCAGCCGGCATCGCCCAGAGAAGGCTCAACGCCATCTACGTTGAGGCGGGCGCCAAGAACTCCAAGGCCAAGCAGCGGGCGCTCGTGCACACGAACCCCGAGGTGGCCTTCTACCAGGGCAAGATCGCATCGGCGAAGTTCTTCGCCGTCAACGTCCTGACCTCCGTGCGGGGCAGGGCCGAGGGGATCAAGGCGGGCGACCGCACGCCCATCGAGATCGCCGACGAGAGCTTTGCGATGTGA